A single genomic interval of uncultured Desulfobacter sp. harbors:
- the fsa gene encoding fructose-6-phosphate aldolase, whose translation MKFFIDTANIEQIKDANDMGMVDGVTTNPSLIAKEDGEFKDIIAQICQIVDGPVSAEVISLEYEGMVSEARELVKIADNIAVKIPMTVEGLKAVKTLSAEGIKTNVTLVFSALQALMAAKAGATYVSPFVGRLDDLAQEGMGLIEEIVQIFTNYDFDTQIIVASVRSQLHVLQSALMGADIATIPYGVLKKLAAHHMTDKGIESFLSDWNKKNK comes from the coding sequence GTGAAATTTTTTATTGATACAGCCAATATTGAACAGATCAAGGATGCCAACGATATGGGCATGGTGGATGGTGTGACCACTAATCCTTCCCTGATTGCCAAAGAAGATGGTGAGTTCAAAGATATCATTGCGCAGATCTGTCAAATTGTTGATGGTCCTGTTTCCGCAGAAGTGATCAGCCTGGAGTATGAGGGGATGGTTTCCGAGGCCCGGGAACTTGTAAAAATTGCGGATAATATTGCCGTTAAAATTCCCATGACCGTGGAAGGGCTTAAGGCGGTTAAAACATTATCTGCCGAAGGCATTAAAACTAATGTGACGTTGGTATTTTCTGCGCTCCAGGCCCTTATGGCTGCCAAAGCCGGTGCAACCTATGTCTCTCCCTTTGTGGGTCGCCTTGACGATCTGGCCCAGGAAGGCATGGGGCTCATCGAAGAAATTGTTCAAATTTTTACCAATTATGATTTTGATACCCAGATCATTGTAGCATCAGTTAGAAGTCAGCTCCATGTCCTGCAGTCTGCCCTGATGGGGGCGGACATTGCCACCATTCCCTATGGCGTGCTTAAAAAACTTGCCGCGCATCATATGACCGACAAGGGCATTGAGTCCTTCCTTTCAGACTGGAACAAAAAGAATAAATAG
- the argF gene encoding ornithine carbamoyltransferase, giving the protein MKKDLLCLLDLEPQDFTTLFERALSLKARHKKGIFDSLLAGKTLGLIFDKKSTRTRIAFETAMIQLGGHSIYMSTQDTQISRNEPAKDTARVLSRYIDCLAMRTFDHDLVEEFAQSSTIPVINALTDAFHPCQILSDIMTVIEHKGGYENVRIAWVGDGNNVANSWVNAATVLGFELIVACPDNHHIKPEIIAASGADTKKNIVFTNDPKEAVNGVDVVYTDVWASMGEEDQLEGRLKTFEGFQVNEELLKGAKNDCLVLHCLPAHRGEEISESVLEAENAAFWDQAENKRHMHKAILEQLILG; this is encoded by the coding sequence TTGAAGAAGGATTTATTGTGTTTACTGGACCTTGAACCCCAGGATTTTACAACCCTGTTTGAAAGGGCTTTAAGTCTGAAGGCGCGTCATAAAAAAGGTATTTTCGATTCCCTTTTGGCCGGCAAAACCCTGGGGCTTATTTTTGATAAGAAATCCACCCGGACCCGTATTGCATTTGAAACTGCCATGATTCAGCTGGGCGGACACTCCATATATATGAGCACCCAGGATACCCAGATATCCAGAAATGAGCCGGCAAAGGATACGGCCCGGGTTTTATCCCGGTACATTGACTGTTTGGCCATGAGGACCTTTGATCACGATTTGGTTGAAGAGTTCGCCCAAAGCTCAACAATTCCGGTGATCAACGCTCTGACGGACGCCTTTCATCCCTGTCAGATTTTAAGTGACATTATGACCGTCATTGAACATAAAGGCGGGTATGAAAATGTCAGGATCGCTTGGGTGGGGGACGGTAATAATGTGGCCAATTCATGGGTTAATGCTGCGACTGTACTGGGTTTTGAACTGATCGTGGCTTGTCCGGACAACCACCATATCAAGCCTGAAATTATTGCCGCATCCGGGGCAGACACAAAGAAAAATATCGTGTTCACCAATGACCCCAAAGAGGCTGTCAACGGTGTCGATGTTGTGTATACCGACGTGTGGGCAAGCATGGGTGAGGAAGACCAGCTTGAAGGCCGACTTAAGACGTTCGAGGGATTCCAGGTCAATGAGGAGTTGCTTAAAGGTGCCAAAAACGACTGTCTGGTGCTTCACTGCCTGCCTGCCCACAGGGGTGAGGAGATTTCCGAATCTGTTCTTGAAGCAGAAAACGCGGCGTTCTGGGATCAGGCGGAAAATAAGCGGCATATGCATAAAGCCATTTTGGAACAATTGATTTTAGGCTGA
- the argH gene encoding argininosuccinate lyase, whose protein sequence is MSEKLWGGRFVESTDKLMESFNASIDVDKRLYESDIKGSQAHLEMMAKQGIISSEDAETLVQGLDTVKDRIDNNEMAFTDALEDIHMHVEETLGDVCGPVARKLHTGRSRNDQVALDVRIYLKQETLNLIRMLKDFQAALVTLADANKKTVMPGYTHMQRAQPILLAHHIMAYYQMFKRDVGRLEDSMERLDVMPLGSAALAGTTYPIDREYTCQVLGFSRVSENSMDAVSDRDFIMEFISHASICMIHLSRLSEELILWSSSEFAFITISDAFTTGSSIMPQKKNPDACELVRGKTGRVVGNLMSILTTMKSLPMAYNKDMQEDKEPLFDTVDTLKICLEVYTRMFAHIDVHKNRMRTACMTGFLNATDFADYLVNKGIAFRTAHGIAGKAVNFAMGQGKELDDLSLEEMRSFSDVIEKDIYDFISLDAMVARRNSHGGTGFDNVSAAVDAAKKELGI, encoded by the coding sequence ATGAGCGAGAAACTATGGGGCGGCCGGTTTGTCGAATCCACGGACAAACTGATGGAGTCTTTTAACGCGTCCATAGACGTGGATAAACGCCTCTATGAGAGCGACATAAAAGGCAGTCAGGCCCATCTTGAAATGATGGCAAAACAGGGGATTATCTCATCCGAGGATGCCGAAACCCTGGTTCAGGGCCTGGATACGGTAAAGGACCGTATAGATAACAATGAAATGGCATTCACCGACGCCCTGGAAGACATTCATATGCATGTGGAGGAGACATTAGGTGATGTCTGCGGGCCTGTGGCCAGGAAACTGCATACGGGCAGAAGCCGTAATGACCAGGTGGCCCTGGATGTGCGCATTTATCTTAAGCAAGAGACCCTAAACCTTATCCGGATGCTTAAAGATTTCCAAGCTGCTCTGGTGACCCTTGCCGATGCCAACAAAAAAACAGTGATGCCCGGATATACCCATATGCAACGGGCCCAGCCTATATTGCTTGCCCATCATATTATGGCATATTACCAGATGTTCAAACGGGATGTGGGTCGTTTGGAGGATTCCATGGAGCGCCTGGATGTGATGCCTCTTGGTTCCGCTGCCCTGGCCGGTACCACCTATCCCATTGATCGGGAATACACCTGCCAGGTGTTAGGCTTTTCCCGGGTATCGGAAAATTCCATGGACGCTGTGTCTGATCGTGATTTTATCATGGAATTTATTTCCCATGCATCCATCTGCATGATTCATCTGTCCCGGTTGTCCGAGGAACTGATTTTATGGTCCTCATCGGAATTTGCCTTTATCACCATTTCCGATGCCTTTACCACAGGCTCTTCCATCATGCCCCAGAAAAAAAACCCGGATGCGTGCGAACTTGTCAGGGGTAAAACAGGGCGTGTGGTGGGCAATCTCATGTCCATTTTAACCACCATGAAATCGTTGCCCATGGCTTATAACAAGGACATGCAGGAAGACAAGGAACCATTATTTGATACCGTTGATACCTTAAAAATATGTCTTGAGGTGTATACCCGCATGTTTGCTCATATTGATGTGCATAAGAACCGGATGCGCACTGCCTGCATGACAGGGTTTTTAAATGCAACGGATTTTGCCGATTACCTGGTCAATAAGGGCATTGCTTTTCGAACGGCCCATGGTATTGCCGGCAAGGCCGTAAATTTTGCCATGGGGCAGGGTAAGGAACTGGATGATTTGAGTCTTGAAGAGATGCGTTCCTTCAGTGATGTTATTGAAAAGGATATTTATGATTTCATCAGCCTGGATGCGATGGTGGCCCGGCGTAACTCCCATGGTGGCACCGGGTTTGACAACGTATCCGCGGCCGTGGATGCAGCAAAAAAGGAGCTTGGCATTTGA
- the folK gene encoding 2-amino-4-hydroxy-6-hydroxymethyldihydropteridine diphosphokinase: MNSPDSLLLTPVFLSIGANVGHKIANIGLAIRRLRETEGIFIEALSKFYKTAPQNYTDQDWFVNAAIKITTAYSPEQLLEVLQAIEKEQDRDGKPFRFGPRRIDLDIVFYGQKVMSTATLVLPHPRMHERAFVLKPLCDIDKNLVHPVNGLTVGELFEQIKTDERQAVIALAKEETREIFY, encoded by the coding sequence TTGAATTCCCCTGATTCCTTACTCCTGACACCTGTATTTTTAAGCATCGGCGCCAATGTGGGACATAAGATTGCCAACATTGGCCTGGCCATCAGGCGTCTTCGGGAAACAGAAGGGATTTTTATAGAAGCCCTGTCAAAGTTTTATAAAACAGCGCCCCAGAACTATACGGACCAGGACTGGTTTGTGAATGCAGCCATTAAGATCACCACGGCGTATTCTCCAGAACAGCTTTTAGAGGTGTTGCAAGCCATTGAAAAAGAGCAGGACCGGGACGGCAAACCCTTCAGATTTGGTCCGCGCAGGATTGATCTGGATATTGTTTTTTACGGCCAAAAGGTGATGAGCACAGCGACTCTTGTGCTTCCCCATCCCAGAATGCATGAACGTGCTTTTGTATTAAAACCCCTTTGTGACATAGATAAAAATCTGGTTCACCCGGTAAACGGTTTGACCGTGGGTGAACTGTTTGAACAAATTAAAACAGATGAACGCCAGGCAGTGATTGCCCTGGCCAAGGAGGAGACCCGTGAAATTTTTTATTGA
- a CDS encoding integration host factor subunit alpha — protein sequence MALTKTDIVELIAEKNDFSPAEAKDALEELLEIIKSTLASGEDLMISGFGKFQVNEKKPRKGRNPATGNSMMLDKRRVVTFKCAGKLKDRINGKN from the coding sequence TTGGCACTGACAAAAACTGATATTGTTGAACTGATTGCAGAGAAAAATGATTTTAGTCCAGCCGAAGCAAAAGACGCGTTAGAGGAGCTTCTTGAAATCATAAAATCCACCCTTGCGTCAGGTGAAGATCTTATGATTAGCGGTTTCGGTAAGTTTCAAGTCAATGAAAAAAAACCGAGAAAAGGACGGAATCCAGCCACCGGGAATTCAATGATGCTGGACAAGAGACGGGTGGTTACATTTAAATGCGCCGGAAAACTGAAGGACCGAATCAATGGAAAAAATTAA
- a CDS encoding patatin-like phospholipase family protein, giving the protein MGLGLSGGGLRASFYHIGILAQMADQGLLRHLEVISTVSGGSIIGALYYLHVKKLLESKPDAEIRDQDYVELVGKIETEFFKSTKKNIRMATFSSFGTNCRMVYFNYSSSDRIGELYNDWLYQNVIQDLGDPVQMQKLKIYPPDGPSDFSPKHHNADRSAKVPILVINATSLNTGRVWQCTAKTMGEPPANGEPSTSNQPSDGLSAYQIDKKTIRLRRANAYANITPLQQDFPLGHAVAASACVPALFDPMAVSKLYYDPPKKKNDTEKELKQNEIRTELVDGGVYDNQGVDSLIDKDCTCFIISDASGQMDMVKQQDTSRISVLLRVAGILQDRIRSDGLLRLAGSYGSNNIAFLSLRKGLGFRKVHWVDSSDTQSPDVVIPATSLKEFDVHPDVQEKLSKIRTDLDAFTEVEAYSLMCDAYKMSRDELQKFKNESDSQYSKQKEAEEKLSSPWKFLAIAQWMKEPTKAYLNQLDVAQFTFGKALKCMPLLWVPLLVFIGLVLYLLGPLIISILSSSISIWSIVVLVAVWFISGIVPKLAGVFKILKVLRSPALMVKKIYRVAGLLAVTLFIKFYLRFINPLYLDQGRISKLK; this is encoded by the coding sequence ATGGGGCTTGGACTTTCAGGGGGGGGATTACGGGCCTCTTTTTATCACATCGGTATACTGGCACAAATGGCGGACCAAGGTTTACTGCGCCATCTGGAAGTTATTTCAACGGTATCAGGCGGCTCCATTATTGGTGCGTTATATTACCTTCATGTAAAAAAATTATTGGAAAGTAAACCTGACGCAGAAATCCGTGATCAGGATTATGTGGAACTTGTGGGAAAAATCGAAACTGAATTTTTCAAGTCAACTAAAAAAAATATACGCATGGCGACTTTTTCAAGTTTTGGAACAAACTGCAGGATGGTATACTTCAATTACTCCAGCAGTGACCGCATCGGTGAATTGTATAACGATTGGCTATATCAGAATGTGATACAGGATTTGGGCGATCCGGTTCAGATGCAGAAATTAAAAATATATCCACCCGATGGCCCAAGCGATTTCTCCCCTAAACATCACAATGCGGATCGGAGCGCAAAAGTTCCCATTTTGGTGATTAATGCTACTTCACTGAATACCGGTCGTGTGTGGCAGTGTACCGCTAAAACCATGGGCGAACCGCCGGCAAATGGTGAACCCTCAACGAGCAATCAACCGTCAGACGGTTTGTCCGCCTATCAGATTGACAAGAAAACCATTCGTTTGCGTCGGGCAAATGCTTATGCAAACATTACCCCACTTCAACAAGATTTTCCTTTAGGACACGCAGTGGCTGCATCGGCCTGTGTTCCAGCCTTGTTCGATCCCATGGCGGTCAGCAAGCTTTATTATGATCCGCCAAAAAAGAAAAATGACACTGAAAAAGAATTAAAACAGAATGAAATTCGGACAGAATTAGTGGATGGCGGTGTCTATGACAATCAGGGTGTGGATAGCCTGATAGATAAAGATTGCACCTGTTTTATAATCAGCGATGCTTCAGGGCAAATGGATATGGTCAAGCAACAGGACACAAGCCGGATATCTGTTTTGCTACGTGTTGCCGGCATTTTGCAGGATCGCATAAGATCAGACGGATTGCTGCGGCTCGCCGGAAGTTATGGCAGCAACAATATTGCTTTCCTAAGTTTACGAAAAGGTCTGGGATTTAGAAAGGTTCATTGGGTTGATAGTTCCGACACACAATCTCCGGATGTGGTCATTCCTGCCACCAGTTTAAAAGAATTCGATGTGCACCCGGATGTCCAGGAGAAGCTGTCTAAAATTCGCACGGATCTGGATGCATTTACTGAGGTAGAAGCATATTCTCTAATGTGTGATGCGTATAAAATGAGCCGGGATGAGTTACAAAAATTCAAGAATGAATCAGACAGTCAGTATTCTAAACAAAAAGAAGCCGAAGAGAAACTGAGCAGTCCATGGAAGTTCTTGGCAATCGCTCAATGGATGAAAGAACCAACGAAAGCCTATCTTAATCAGCTGGATGTTGCCCAGTTCACATTTGGGAAGGCATTAAAATGCATGCCCTTATTGTGGGTTCCTTTACTTGTTTTTATCGGCCTTGTTCTCTATTTATTGGGCCCACTTATAATTTCAATATTGTCGAGCAGCATTTCGATCTGGTCGATTGTCGTTTTGGTTGCTGTCTGGTTTATCAGCGGCATAGTGCCTAAACTGGCAGGGGTTTTTAAAATTCTCAAAGTTTTACGATCCCCTGCGCTTATGGTCAAGAAGATCTACCGGGTGGCTGGATTGTTAGCGGTAACCCTGTTTATCAAGTTTTATCTTCGGTTTATTAATCCCCTGTATCTGGATCAAGGACGAATATCAAAGTTGAAATAA
- a CDS encoding ISL3 family transposase: MKLLPYRPNFIKDASKAVKRISKSEFKKTVDNTLTELLGIATLIVTMYSLRREGDHEVLYLWCAHKDDFGLCPHCGCLSQNVHQEEKRSIRHLDVWGKKTILHFSARRFKCEDCGKIFSEQLPFVESHRRQSIAFELHVYQSCIESTRKAVAEREGLSHSTVKEIFNRFAALKHNFDSRNTIRVLGVDEISLKKRYKEFVLIISDISRKCVLAVLPNREKKTLETWIESLSPECRQSIRFVSIDMWKPYYQAARSKLPDAKIVVDRFHVMKQLNMRLTKLRTTYQNQCDPALKKVLKGSRWILVRNRSELSNKEEEQLLQIFQECPELRTLYLLKEEFRTIFEKITCRDKAARFLDAWCRKAMRTGNKFIAKFVTTFKNWRNQILNYFIERVTNGFVEGTNNALRVITRMAFGYRNFENFRLRVLAGLGVCHTNPR, translated from the coding sequence ATGAAATTATTACCATACAGGCCAAATTTTATAAAGGACGCATCAAAAGCCGTGAAACGAATCAGCAAATCAGAATTCAAAAAAACGGTGGATAACACACTCACTGAATTATTGGGTATTGCGACCTTAATTGTAACAATGTATTCCCTTCGGCGAGAAGGGGATCATGAAGTATTGTATCTTTGGTGTGCCCATAAAGATGATTTTGGTTTGTGCCCCCATTGTGGGTGCCTTTCACAGAATGTCCATCAAGAAGAAAAACGATCAATCCGACACTTAGATGTGTGGGGAAAAAAGACCATTTTGCATTTTTCAGCCCGCCGTTTCAAATGCGAAGATTGTGGTAAGATCTTTTCTGAGCAATTGCCGTTTGTAGAATCCCATCGGAGACAATCAATTGCCTTTGAACTACATGTTTACCAATCCTGTATTGAGTCGACCCGCAAGGCTGTTGCTGAACGTGAGGGACTGAGTCACTCTACGGTTAAAGAAATATTCAATCGTTTTGCTGCATTGAAACACAATTTCGATAGTCGCAACACAATCAGGGTTCTGGGGGTAGATGAGATTTCCCTTAAAAAACGTTACAAGGAATTTGTTCTTATTATTTCAGACATTTCAAGAAAATGTGTTCTTGCAGTCCTGCCTAACAGAGAAAAAAAAACATTAGAAACCTGGATTGAATCGTTGAGCCCGGAATGTCGACAATCAATTCGCTTTGTTTCCATTGATATGTGGAAACCTTATTATCAAGCTGCCCGTAGTAAGCTTCCCGATGCTAAAATTGTGGTTGACCGTTTCCATGTAATGAAACAACTCAATATGCGCCTGACAAAGCTCAGAACAACCTATCAAAATCAGTGTGATCCTGCATTAAAAAAAGTACTTAAAGGCAGTCGCTGGATTTTAGTACGTAACCGATCTGAATTGTCAAATAAAGAAGAAGAACAGTTATTACAGATATTTCAAGAATGCCCGGAGCTTCGTACTTTGTATTTGCTCAAAGAAGAATTCCGTACGATTTTTGAAAAAATAACATGCCGGGATAAAGCTGCTCGGTTTCTTGATGCATGGTGCCGAAAGGCTATGCGAACAGGAAACAAGTTTATTGCAAAATTTGTAACTACTTTTAAAAACTGGCGAAATCAAATTCTTAATTATTTTATCGAGCGAGTTACCAATGGGTTTGTCGAGGGTACTAATAATGCACTGAGAGTAATAACACGCATGGCTTTCGGATACCGAAATTTTGAAAATTTTAGACTACGGGTACTCGCAGGATTAGGTGTTTGCCACACTAATCCGCGATGA
- a CDS encoding SDR family oxidoreductase, which produces MPYPQRSILFCDDLPTRPVVEKGLILVTGASGYIGGRLVPELIARGYRVRVLVMSHGESYGLRWPGVEVVEGDALNVEDLRRAMDQVNTAYYLMHSLLTGHKKMPNLELLVASNFRQIAGEKGVDRIIYLGGLGDKNDSLSVHLKSRLEVARELMKGPVPVTVIRAAVIIGSGSSSFEIIKNLVDRMPVICLPVYAKTLCQPVSIRDVIKYLVGCLENEKTRGREFDIGGNEILSYENMMKVVADILGKKRWFTRLPLSLNVFSFLASFITPVPAAITRSLMEGLNNKVVCKNEEIQALIPFETVSFREAVKRAMKIEDDDTMQSRWSCAYPPTWTLAPRLHELARPPHYINRHWIHSSKSDVSLFYAFCRIGGREGWFHNNWMWRLRGEIDRLLLGVGMSRGRRSQSELWENDVIDFFRVEKLEPHRRLLLRAEMKVPGQAWLEFTVEPETPHLNRLIVTAFFEPRGIWGDIYWYFFLPFHYLIFTRLIQAIERQSRSTERESSRPHT; this is translated from the coding sequence ATGCCGTATCCTCAACGATCCATATTATTCTGTGATGATTTACCCACCCGTCCGGTGGTGGAAAAAGGGCTTATTCTCGTTACCGGAGCCAGCGGTTACATCGGTGGTCGGCTTGTACCCGAATTGATTGCCCGGGGGTACAGGGTACGTGTACTGGTCATGTCCCATGGTGAATCTTATGGTCTGCGCTGGCCCGGGGTGGAAGTTGTGGAAGGGGATGCTTTGAATGTAGAAGACTTGAGGCGGGCCATGGACCAGGTGAATACCGCCTATTATCTGATGCATTCATTGCTTACAGGGCACAAAAAAATGCCAAATCTCGAATTGCTTGTGGCAAGTAATTTTAGACAGATCGCCGGGGAGAAGGGCGTTGATCGTATTATTTACCTGGGTGGTTTGGGCGATAAAAACGATTCTTTATCCGTGCACCTTAAGAGCCGTCTTGAAGTTGCACGGGAATTGATGAAAGGACCGGTGCCGGTGACGGTTATCCGGGCGGCCGTGATTATCGGCTCGGGAAGTTCCTCTTTTGAAATTATCAAAAATCTGGTGGACCGTATGCCGGTGATCTGTTTGCCGGTTTACGCCAAAACCCTGTGCCAGCCCGTCAGTATCCGTGATGTGATCAAGTATCTGGTGGGGTGCCTGGAGAACGAAAAGACCCGTGGCCGAGAATTCGATATCGGAGGGAATGAGATCCTTTCCTATGAAAATATGATGAAGGTAGTAGCGGATATTCTCGGCAAAAAGCGATGGTTTACCCGACTCCCATTGTCTTTGAATGTTTTTTCATTCCTGGCCAGTTTTATCACGCCGGTGCCGGCCGCAATCACCCGTTCACTGATGGAAGGGCTTAACAATAAAGTGGTATGCAAAAATGAGGAGATCCAGGCTCTGATTCCCTTTGAGACAGTTTCCTTTCGCGAAGCGGTCAAACGCGCCATGAAAATCGAAGACGACGACACCATGCAAAGCCGATGGTCTTGTGCCTATCCGCCCACTTGGACTTTGGCTCCACGGTTGCATGAATTGGCCCGGCCGCCCCATTATATCAACCGCCACTGGATACACTCGTCTAAAAGCGACGTGTCCCTGTTTTATGCATTTTGCCGGATCGGGGGCAGGGAGGGGTGGTTTCACAACAACTGGATGTGGCGTCTGCGGGGTGAGATCGACCGCCTGTTACTCGGTGTGGGCATGTCCCGGGGGCGGCGGAGCCAGTCCGAATTATGGGAAAATGATGTGATTGATTTTTTTCGTGTAGAAAAACTTGAGCCCCACCGCCGGCTTTTATTAAGGGCCGAGATGAAAGTGCCGGGTCAAGCCTGGCTTGAATTTACCGTTGAACCCGAAACTCCACACCTTAACCGCCTCATTGTAACCGCATTCTTTGAACCTCGCGGTATCTGGGGCGATATATACTGGTATTTTTTTCTTCCTTTTCACTATCTGATTTTCACCCGCTTAATCCAGGCCATCGAAAGACAAAGCCGTAGCACGGAACGCGAATCTTCAAGGCCACACACTTAA
- a CDS encoding 4Fe-4S binding protein produces the protein MFRQWLGNWKRRLVQLVSLGIIGEWSFYGIFRCPFAVPYIGCGNCPVIQCPGRSLWMWGWILIGLSAVLFGRVFCGWVCPGGLVSEILSMGAFFKNKINRIASSFFSVGKYILLALSLYLFFVANNPRWAIPIRTGEFFKSVGLTFEHADPIWIYKTMAILIALGLSIFISMFWCRFFCPTGGALELLSRFSLFRFTMNEKCTSCDQCAKKCAMETRPSESNCVQCGDCLDTCKLDAVEWRSRIRST, from the coding sequence ATGTTTAGGCAGTGGCTTGGAAACTGGAAACGGCGTCTGGTACAATTGGTATCTTTAGGAATCATTGGTGAGTGGTCTTTTTACGGTATTTTTCGTTGTCCCTTTGCCGTGCCTTATATAGGGTGCGGTAACTGCCCGGTAATCCAATGCCCGGGTCGAAGCCTGTGGATGTGGGGGTGGATACTGATCGGGCTTTCCGCTGTCCTGTTCGGCCGTGTCTTTTGCGGATGGGTTTGTCCCGGCGGCCTGGTTTCAGAGATCCTGTCCATGGGTGCATTTTTTAAAAATAAAATCAACAGAATTGCATCAAGCTTTTTTAGCGTCGGAAAGTACATCCTCCTGGCCCTTTCTCTGTATCTTTTTTTCGTGGCCAACAATCCCCGCTGGGCCATCCCTATCCGGACCGGTGAATTTTTTAAATCCGTAGGCCTGACCTTTGAACATGCCGATCCCATCTGGATTTATAAAACAATGGCCATTTTGATTGCTTTGGGGCTCAGTATATTTATTTCCATGTTTTGGTGCCGTTTTTTTTGCCCTACGGGCGGGGCGTTGGAACTGTTGTCACGGTTTTCACTGTTTCGGTTTACAATGAATGAAAAGTGCACATCCTGTGATCAATGCGCCAAAAAATGTGCCATGGAAACACGACCTTCCGAGAGCAATTGCGTGCAATGCGGTGATTGCTTAGATACCTGTAAGTTAGATGCCGTGGAGTGGCGGTCCAGGATTCGTTCAACCTGA
- a CDS encoding DUF488 family protein yields the protein MKLYTAQYKYAGDYRLDITVKGKDPIGRCFAPTWKMVMGSKEGKIAWDEYQQIYRELMQNSYRENLGVWNDILGRDEVTLVCFCLSGTDCHRYLLAGYLEKLGAEYMGERV from the coding sequence ATGAAGCTCTATACCGCTCAATACAAATATGCTGGTGATTACCGGCTTGATATTACGGTAAAAGGCAAAGATCCAATAGGCCGTTGCTTTGCGCCCACCTGGAAAATGGTTATGGGATCAAAAGAAGGAAAGATTGCCTGGGATGAATATCAGCAGATTTACCGGGAGCTGATGCAGAATTCTTACCGGGAAAATTTAGGCGTCTGGAATGATATCTTGGGCCGGGATGAGGTAACGCTTGTTTGCTTTTGTTTATCCGGGACGGACTGTCATCGGTATCTTCTTGCAGGATACCTGGAAAAACTTGGGGCCGAATATATGGGAGAACGGGTTTGA
- a CDS encoding substrate-binding domain-containing protein: protein MEKNGLSRRRFLKTGGLALGAGLASASPGFSQTYAKESLQIWSCGGLAEAFQPANHEFEKLTKASIAYTGAFAGALGKSLLTGNARTEVFGPRVLELAKKLRAQGKMLWFKPLCFTKYVVATPKGNPAGIESIKDMGKTGVKTILAPEASPPGGKASMIILKKAGVEDKARANAVFVGDCVQTAVTDLVKGKADAAVIEERIIHLPQFKGKLDTLPIPEAFIPPAPVPFTIGIMKWAQNRALAEAFVEFILSDKGQVWFQRAGFIPARTEEGERLIRKYGVMDV, encoded by the coding sequence ATGGAAAAGAACGGGTTAAGCCGCCGTAGATTTTTAAAAACAGGAGGGCTTGCATTGGGAGCAGGGCTTGCTTCCGCTTCACCGGGGTTTTCCCAGACCTATGCCAAAGAATCACTTCAAATCTGGTCCTGCGGTGGACTTGCCGAGGCCTTTCAACCGGCAAACCATGAATTTGAAAAACTCACAAAAGCCTCCATCGCGTATACCGGTGCCTTTGCCGGTGCGTTAGGGAAATCTTTGTTGACTGGGAATGCCAGGACCGAGGTTTTTGGCCCGCGGGTTCTGGAACTTGCCAAAAAGCTAAGGGCCCAGGGTAAAATGCTTTGGTTCAAGCCCCTGTGCTTTACAAAATATGTGGTGGCTACCCCCAAGGGGAATCCTGCCGGAATAGAATCCATTAAGGATATGGGAAAAACCGGCGTCAAAACCATTCTGGCACCGGAGGCCTCTCCGCCAGGCGGTAAGGCCAGCATGATTATTTTAAAAAAAGCCGGGGTTGAAGACAAGGCAAGAGCCAATGCCGTGTTTGTGGGAGACTGCGTTCAGACAGCCGTCACCGATTTGGTCAAGGGGAAAGCGGATGCTGCCGTAATTGAAGAGCGTATCATCCATTTGCCTCAGTTTAAGGGCAAGTTGGATACCCTGCCCATACCCGAGGCCTTTATCCCTCCGGCCCCTGTTCCTTTTACCATTGGCATAATGAAATGGGCCCAAAACAGGGCGCTTGCAGAAGCCTTTGTGGAGTTTATTTTGTCGGACAAGGGACAGGTCTGGTTCCAGCGGGCGGGATTTATCCCTGCCCGGACAGAAGAAGGTGAACGACTGATCAGAAAATACGGGGTGATGGATGTTTAG